A window of the Methanomassiliicoccales archaeon genome harbors these coding sequences:
- the glyS gene encoding glycine--tRNA ligase codes for MDAADILALCKRRGFIWPAYEIYGGVAGMYDYGPLGVTMKNNIIEIWRRAYTLGEGFIEIDGPTIGPEIVFKASGHVDAFSDSIVFCMKCKESFRADHLAKGLHENPDSLSNEELGQLLREKGVKCPECGGELSDVEDFNLMFKTTIGPGSGRPGFLRPETAQGIFVDYLHLYRFAREKLPFGAIQIGRGYRNEISPRQGVIRLREFNMMEAELFVDPENKTWPRFEKIKDKKMKLVPNDGSEVEISVGEAVEKGMIGNATLAYFMYFTQEFLKAVGIDPERLRFRQHLRTEMAHYASDCWDAEVLLSYGWTEVVGIADRGCWDLSRHIEYSNADLTAFMKYDEPIEVEREVLKPKYELLGPKFKGKSSKIGKLLEQLDPSNIKDRKVTVVVDGEKITIDDSFFEIARVKEKITGKKVVPHVIEPSHGLDRIFYACLEHAYSEKSDGYVVLRLKPAIAPIKVGVFPLMAKDGLDIRAMHIDERLRQCGISSYYDDSGSIGRRYARMDEIGTPLCITVDYQTLSDGTVTIRDRDTAEQIRVHEDRIIDMVNLLLQGTPFSELKMR; via the coding sequence ATGGACGCAGCCGATATACTTGCGCTATGCAAGCGAAGGGGATTCATATGGCCAGCCTACGAAATATACGGAGGCGTGGCTGGCATGTACGATTACGGGCCGCTGGGCGTGACAATGAAGAATAACATCATCGAAATCTGGCGTAGGGCATACACGCTTGGTGAAGGCTTCATTGAAATCGACGGGCCGACGATCGGTCCAGAGATAGTTTTTAAAGCCTCTGGCCACGTCGATGCATTCTCCGATTCTATCGTTTTCTGCATGAAATGCAAAGAATCATTCAGAGCAGATCACTTGGCTAAAGGATTGCATGAAAATCCTGATTCACTTTCCAATGAAGAACTTGGCCAGCTGTTGAGAGAAAAAGGCGTGAAGTGCCCTGAATGCGGTGGTGAGCTTTCAGACGTAGAAGACTTCAATCTCATGTTCAAAACCACGATAGGTCCGGGTTCCGGAAGACCTGGATTCTTGAGACCTGAAACCGCCCAGGGGATCTTTGTGGATTATTTGCACCTTTACAGATTCGCACGAGAAAAACTCCCATTCGGCGCGATCCAAATCGGTCGAGGTTATAGGAACGAAATATCGCCTCGGCAAGGAGTCATCAGACTAAGGGAATTCAACATGATGGAAGCCGAACTTTTCGTTGATCCAGAAAACAAGACGTGGCCACGATTTGAGAAGATTAAGGACAAGAAAATGAAGCTTGTACCCAACGACGGTTCTGAAGTGGAGATCTCGGTTGGCGAAGCAGTTGAAAAGGGGATGATCGGCAACGCAACCTTAGCATACTTCATGTACTTCACTCAGGAATTTTTGAAAGCTGTTGGTATAGATCCCGAACGCTTGAGATTCCGTCAGCACCTGCGCACGGAGATGGCGCACTATGCATCAGACTGCTGGGATGCAGAAGTCCTGCTTTCTTACGGATGGACGGAAGTTGTTGGCATCGCTGATAGGGGTTGTTGGGATCTTTCAAGACATATTGAATACTCCAACGCAGACCTCACCGCCTTTATGAAGTATGACGAGCCTATCGAAGTTGAAAGGGAGGTTCTCAAGCCGAAATATGAGTTACTCGGTCCAAAATTTAAAGGCAAATCGAGCAAAATAGGAAAGCTCCTCGAACAGCTCGATCCTTCGAATATCAAGGATAGAAAGGTCACTGTCGTAGTTGATGGCGAGAAAATAACGATCGATGACTCATTCTTTGAGATCGCACGGGTTAAGGAAAAGATAACTGGCAAGAAAGTGGTTCCGCACGTTATTGAGCCTTCCCATGGATTAGATCGCATATTCTATGCCTGCCTTGAACATGCATATAGCGAGAAAAGTGACGGGTATGTTGTCCTTAGGCTTAAACCTGCTATAGCTCCGATCAAGGTGGGAGTATTCCCTCTGATGGCTAAGGACGGGCTCGATATCAGGGCAATGCATATTGACGAGAGGCTGCGACAATGCGGCATCAGTTCATACTACGACGATTCTGGGTCTATAGGAAGGAGATACGCAAGAATGGATGAAATAGGAACACCGCTGTGCATCACCGTCGATTATCAGACCCTTAGTGATGGGACCGTAACTATTAGAGATCGTGACACGGCAGAACAGATCAGAGTCCATGAAGATCGAATTATCGATATGGTCAACTTATTACTGCAAGGAACGCCCTTCAGTGAACTTAAGATGCGCTGA
- a CDS encoding CBS domain-containing protein, with amino-acid sequence MTLIEEVMTANPIVAQIPSSRNEVLKIMVKHNLTGLPVIRRNDGTLAGIITRQDIFEKPDEEQLALIMNRDVPTIGPKNDVKKAAEIFMSGTIRHLPVVDGSKLIGIVTPTDLLGLVEKVATNIPVEKVIRSPCVPIYQDAPLAVALVTFKVSKASAMPVLDETGRLVGIVTDRDIFNKSYVNGSVAMADLGIGQDEDEWTWEGLRNVMKLWYEVSKIELPGLPVREIMVREPVTVFKKTSVAEAARIMRKNDFGQLPVRDTKDNLLAMIYDTDVISVLLGEE; translated from the coding sequence ATGACGCTTATCGAGGAAGTCATGACGGCAAATCCCATTGTAGCGCAGATCCCAAGCAGTCGAAACGAAGTGCTGAAAATTATGGTCAAACATAACTTGACAGGTTTACCGGTGATTAGAAGGAATGACGGTACCCTGGCAGGAATAATTACAAGACAAGACATATTTGAAAAACCTGACGAGGAGCAATTGGCACTTATAATGAATAGAGATGTGCCTACAATAGGCCCAAAAAACGACGTTAAAAAGGCTGCAGAAATTTTCATGAGTGGAACTATCCGTCATTTACCTGTTGTTGATGGGTCAAAGTTAATTGGAATTGTGACTCCAACAGATTTGCTTGGCCTTGTAGAGAAAGTTGCAACAAATATTCCTGTCGAGAAGGTCATCAGGTCTCCATGTGTCCCAATATATCAGGACGCACCTCTTGCTGTCGCCCTGGTAACATTCAAAGTGAGTAAGGCGAGTGCAATGCCAGTTTTAGATGAAACTGGGAGACTTGTAGGTATCGTCACTGATAGAGACATTTTCAACAAATCCTATGTAAATGGTTCAGTGGCTATGGCGGACCTCGGTATCGGACAAGATGAGGATGAGTGGACTTGGGAAGGGCTGAGGAACGTGATGAAACTATGGTATGAGGTGTCAAAAATCGAACTACCTGGTCTACCAGTCAGAGAGATCATGGTCAGAGAGCCGGTAACTGTTTTCAAGAAAACCAGCGTTGCTGAAGCTGCGCGAATAATGAGAAAGAACGATTTCGGACAATTGCCTGTGCGTGATACAAAGGACAATTTGCTTGCAATGATTTATGATACGGATGTTATTTCAGTGTTATTGGGTGAGGAGTAA
- a CDS encoding universal stress protein — MVLFKRILIPTDGSEYTKAAISKGLELAKLMNAEVTAMYVVDQTSFINFPMDSTMVSVYSLLEKEGKEAVDYVRKEGEKLGVKVETVIEEGSPVRKIVDASKNFDLIVMGTLGRTGFSKLLLGSVAERVVRYADCPVMVVRATRRDVQ, encoded by the coding sequence ATGGTTCTATTCAAAAGGATACTAATACCCACAGATGGAAGCGAGTATACAAAAGCAGCAATATCGAAGGGTCTGGAACTTGCTAAATTGATGAATGCAGAAGTCACTGCGATGTATGTTGTTGATCAGACATCCTTTATCAATTTCCCTATGGACTCAACAATGGTAAGCGTATATTCTCTACTGGAAAAAGAAGGGAAAGAAGCGGTTGATTATGTGAGAAAAGAAGGAGAAAAACTCGGCGTGAAAGTTGAAACTGTAATTGAAGAAGGTTCGCCTGTCCGAAAAATTGTTGATGCTTCAAAAAATTTCGATCTCATTGTTATGGGAACGCTTGGTCGGACAGGGTTTTCTAAACTGCTGCTTGGAAGCGTAGCGGAAAGGGTCGTTAGATATGCAGATTGCCCGGTGATGGTTGTGAGAGCCACAAGGAGGGATGTTCAATGA
- a CDS encoding carboxymuconolactone decarboxylase family protein, whose translation MKKEKRSDKADEAVKELGKKMCGYIPETLEHIKEYNPDLAVLIRDMDKIMVEDGALDKKTKRLIALACVAVRMCEDCIYPQAKVAKNYGATKQEIIEALQVAVLTGGVPAWSVAKKGITKLFKEWDEERKQ comes from the coding sequence ATGAAAAAAGAGAAGAGATCCGATAAAGCTGATGAGGCTGTAAAGGAGCTTGGAAAGAAAATGTGCGGGTATATACCAGAAACGCTTGAGCATATCAAAGAGTATAATCCAGATCTAGCGGTTTTGATCAGAGATATGGACAAGATCATGGTAGAAGACGGTGCGCTCGATAAGAAAACCAAAAGGTTGATCGCCCTGGCCTGTGTTGCGGTGAGGATGTGTGAAGACTGCATTTATCCTCAGGCAAAAGTGGCAAAGAATTACGGTGCCACCAAGCAAGAAATCATAGAGGCTTTGCAGGTTGCCGTATTAACAGGTGGAGTTCCTGCGTGGTCCGTCGCAAAGAAAGGAATTACAAAATTGTTCAAAGAATGGGACGAAGAAAGAAAACAATGA
- a CDS encoding amidohydrolase family protein, producing MHYVSGLLWTPNGLVKGHIGFQEGRIIEMGREEARENIARGIILPTMVNAHTHIADFLVPFDSSLTLEEIVAPPNGLKHRKLREIPQGKLTEAVRNLANYMLQRGTSRFVDFREGGIRGASVLTQVKNLGAKPVIFGRPSSLEFSKEEMDSLIKIVDGIAVSSISDWDYPTLKDLADYVRKKGKRFALHASERVRENIDLILDLKPSFLVHMTAASDYDLELCAHEGIPVVICPRSNMLFGKIPPISKMIEKGVKIALGTDNAMFVLPDVLQEMEFAARLLRQQGLKDLNGLLKSIIETGREISGISDKVEFSEGEVCDFMVIESKGGDPIADFVFRSTSFDPIAVCIGDNLIVKTQLLGDLGAESDESRV from the coding sequence ATGCATTACGTTTCAGGACTTCTCTGGACGCCGAACGGACTCGTCAAGGGCCATATAGGGTTCCAGGAAGGAAGGATCATTGAAATGGGACGAGAAGAAGCCCGAGAAAACATCGCAAGGGGAATCATCTTACCTACCATGGTCAACGCGCATACACATATCGCTGATTTTCTAGTTCCCTTTGACAGCTCCCTCACCCTTGAAGAGATCGTTGCACCTCCCAACGGATTGAAACATAGGAAATTAAGAGAGATTCCCCAAGGCAAGCTGACAGAAGCTGTGCGAAATCTCGCAAATTACATGCTTCAGCGAGGTACATCGAGATTCGTAGATTTCCGAGAAGGGGGTATCAGAGGAGCTTCCGTGTTGACTCAGGTTAAAAATCTTGGTGCAAAGCCTGTCATCTTTGGACGTCCTTCGTCGCTAGAATTTTCCAAGGAAGAGATGGATTCCTTGATAAAAATCGTAGACGGTATTGCTGTCTCATCAATCTCCGATTGGGATTACCCCACATTGAAAGACCTCGCAGATTATGTAAGAAAAAAAGGGAAAAGATTCGCACTTCACGCCAGCGAAAGAGTCCGTGAAAATATCGATCTGATTCTCGATCTCAAACCCTCATTTCTTGTTCATATGACTGCCGCCAGTGATTATGATCTTGAGCTCTGCGCACATGAGGGAATCCCTGTTGTTATATGTCCCAGGTCAAACATGCTTTTTGGGAAGATACCTCCAATCAGCAAGATGATCGAGAAGGGGGTAAAAATCGCGCTCGGAACTGATAATGCGATGTTTGTCTTGCCAGACGTGCTGCAAGAAATGGAATTCGCTGCAAGACTTCTCAGACAACAAGGATTGAAAGATCTTAATGGCCTCTTAAAATCAATCATAGAAACAGGGCGAGAGATCTCAGGGATTAGTGACAAAGTTGAATTTTCTGAGGGCGAAGTATGCGATTTCATGGTCATTGAATCCAAGGGCGGCGATCCTATTGCTGACTTTGTATTCAGAAGTACATCTTTTGATCCCATCGCGGTCTGTATTGGTGATAACTTGATCGTGAAAACACAATTGCTCGGAGATCTAGGTGCAGAGAGCGACGAATCGAGAGTATAA
- a CDS encoding type B DNA-directed DNA polymerase has product MWIFDSSYGKCVELWVKDNKTRHVCEGYSPPFFVHFHDKHLGSTIAESIATRYKVEECSFRTIYGTLDGYAVYAPIDVAEKIEKQTRFASELFNVDLRKDHRFIAERGLPMCTAAGEFRYSLDFDMPLVTMTLRVDGNPQTCEIHLIEVESEEKTVLMGREKQILSDFSSLLYTLDPDIMLFPYADLWTPIILRKSRIYKIEVPMSRSGRYHAISSKSYWSYGKVNYRGSSIIPQGRILIDTKNSFTYSESGLDGVILASRLTGLSPNFTSRFTPGTLISSYEVYEAIRRGIAIPFRKSDAEQLRRFRDLKAMDKGGMIFQPEPGLYENVYQLDFTSLYPFIIVKYNLSPESLEGEVRGFLPEVIEPLLKMRLLTKKKKRFNKRYSQLDSILKWMLVTCFGYTGYRNAKFGSIEVHERITSAAREILIRVKEIAESMGMDVLHGIVDCLWVKGENVETFREAVEKEIEIPTEIEEYSWIVFLPMEDGSGAYNRYFGRLSNGEMKLRGVMARRDDVPIYVKKMQEEMFTLMSGLEDARKMLMMRASLEALYDKYVKAVPNADPQEMKIRRRISTLNYAKRCLEASAVKALSESNIPVSPGMEIEYLVVDARKWIVDATSSSASFDVEFYQKLLAKAWKEVEFAFHSPLSSQNNPTSIDTQ; this is encoded by the coding sequence ATGTGGATCTTTGATTCTTCATACGGAAAATGCGTTGAACTATGGGTTAAAGATAATAAGACAAGGCACGTTTGTGAAGGCTACTCTCCACCATTTTTTGTCCACTTCCATGACAAACATCTGGGTTCCACGATTGCAGAATCAATAGCTACAAGATACAAAGTCGAAGAATGTTCGTTCAGGACAATTTATGGAACGCTCGATGGCTATGCGGTTTACGCACCTATTGATGTGGCGGAAAAGATCGAAAAGCAGACGAGATTCGCATCTGAACTCTTCAACGTCGATCTGAGAAAGGATCATCGTTTTATTGCTGAGCGCGGTCTCCCCATGTGCACCGCTGCTGGAGAATTTCGTTATTCTCTGGACTTTGATATGCCATTGGTAACGATGACCCTGCGTGTTGACGGGAACCCACAGACCTGCGAAATTCATTTGATTGAAGTAGAGAGCGAAGAAAAGACTGTGCTGATGGGGAGAGAAAAACAAATCCTCTCAGACTTTTCATCGCTTCTGTATACCTTAGATCCGGATATCATGCTCTTTCCATATGCAGATTTATGGACCCCAATCATTCTGAGAAAGAGTAGAATCTATAAAATTGAAGTTCCGATGAGCAGAAGCGGAAGGTACCATGCAATCTCTTCCAAATCTTACTGGAGTTATGGTAAAGTCAACTACCGAGGGAGCTCAATCATACCACAAGGGCGCATTTTGATCGATACGAAAAACAGTTTCACTTACTCAGAGAGTGGGTTGGATGGTGTGATTCTCGCATCACGATTAACTGGATTGTCTCCAAATTTCACTTCCAGATTCACTCCCGGCACGCTGATCTCTTCATACGAGGTCTACGAGGCCATCAGGCGTGGAATCGCAATCCCGTTCAGAAAGAGTGATGCTGAGCAGCTACGGCGCTTCAGAGACTTAAAAGCAATGGATAAGGGAGGAATGATATTTCAACCTGAGCCAGGTCTCTACGAGAACGTATATCAGCTTGACTTCACATCCCTTTATCCCTTCATCATTGTAAAGTATAATCTCTCGCCAGAAAGTCTTGAGGGAGAAGTGAGGGGGTTTCTGCCAGAAGTTATTGAACCTCTCCTCAAAATGCGGCTCTTGACAAAAAAGAAGAAACGCTTCAATAAACGATACTCCCAACTTGATTCAATACTCAAATGGATGCTCGTGACCTGTTTTGGATATACAGGGTACAGAAATGCAAAATTCGGTAGCATAGAGGTGCATGAGCGAATCACCTCCGCTGCTAGAGAGATCCTGATCCGCGTCAAGGAAATCGCGGAATCCATGGGAATGGATGTCCTTCATGGAATTGTTGATTGCCTCTGGGTGAAGGGAGAAAATGTGGAAACATTCAGAGAGGCAGTTGAGAAGGAAATAGAGATACCGACAGAAATTGAGGAATACAGCTGGATCGTCTTTTTGCCGATGGAGGATGGGAGCGGAGCATATAACCGCTATTTCGGGCGCCTATCAAACGGAGAAATGAAATTAAGAGGCGTAATGGCAAGAAGAGATGATGTGCCGATCTATGTAAAGAAGATGCAGGAGGAGATGTTCACGCTGATGTCGGGTTTGGAGGATGCCAGAAAAATGTTGATGATGAGAGCGAGCCTCGAGGCTCTTTATGATAAATATGTTAAGGCTGTTCCAAATGCTGATCCTCAAGAAATGAAAATCAGGAGAAGAATCAGCACACTCAATTATGCAAAACGCTGTCTTGAAGCCTCGGCGGTGAAGGCACTTTCTGAGAGCAATATCCCAGTAAGTCCAGGTATGGAAATTGAGTATCTCGTTGTAGATGCAAGAAAATGGATTGTTGATGCAACTTCGAGCTCAGCAAGCTTTGACGTCGAGTTCTACCAGAAACTGCTCGCCAAGGCTTGGAAAGAAGTGGAATTTGCATTTCATTCACCCCTTTCCTCTCAAAACAATCCTACCAGTATAGACACGCAATAA